ACCTCTCTCGAGTCCACTTTCTTCGAGATTAAAGCCTCCCTGATAGATAGAacagtttcattttttttttcctcttgctCCTTGGACTGCAAGGTTGCACCAAGCACAACGGTGTTAGCATTTGACAGGGTCTAAAATTATCCAATACTATGCAAGCAGTGCTTGCCAGAGTATAAGGAACCTGACTAGAGTACACATCCTATACCAAATCAAGGCGGAAAAGTGTATTTGACTAATAAGCTGTGTATGACGGAAACATGCCGTTAGAACTAAAACAAATAAGCTTGACAAAGTAGGAACGATGGCACCACGGATTCCAGGTCAGATGGTAGACACACTAATACGGCAGAATGTCATGGCTGCCAGCTGGATAAGGCCTCTTCCTGTTGTTAGTGTGATATGTTTGCTAGAGAAGGATTGGTTAACCTGTGAGAAAACTAACCAGTTGTTCAACCTGTGGTTCCACTTTAAGAAAACGGGGATCATCCAGCACATCATGGATACTCTTTATTTTGTCCTTCACAAAAGAACCTGCCTcattctcctcctcttctactTCATCTCCAAATGAGAGCACATTAAGTTGCCTGTAGGATGCATGGAACACGTAGAAATAAATACAACATCACTACCCTATCTTTTAAATAGGTCCCAACATGCAGCTCACATACTTAACAGCTTTCTTCTTTGGTTTTCCCTCAGCATCAGCCTTGGCAGCAGGCTGTATTTTCTTGAGTTGCCTCGGAACAATATCATCGAATGGGTTCCAGAGTACCTATAGAAGCACAACACATGTAACAAGTCAGCAACTAGTTGGGCTTCACAGACAAtataagaaagaaagaaaaaaaaatgtcatcacataagtaCCGGAACAAATGGATGATCATCAAATAAATGAGGGAAAAGCTACCTCGACTGAAAGAATTTTCTGTGGGTGCACAGGTCGATCATCCTTATCAGTCTCAATATCAGCCAAGGCCAGAAGGTTGAAAATAGAATCACCAGTGACCTGGACGAGCACATATTCACACAGACAATCAGAACGAACAAATTTGTTACATGAAGAGATGCACAATTACGACAGTCAAGCAAGACAATGTACCTTCCCGAAAATAGTATTCTTCTTATCAAGCCAGTCACAGCGGTCAAGGGTAATAAAGAACTGGCTTCCGTTTGAATGAGGAGAGCCAGCATTGGCGCACGCCAGTAAACCCCTGTGATTAAACCTCAAACGTGAATGGAACTCGTCAGCAAATGGGGCCCCATAGATGCTCTCACCTCCTGCAGTTTGATATCAAACAATCATCAGCTTTCAATTCAAAGCACAGCAAATCCACCAGTCAGGCTTATGGCTCAATACGAGAGTTAACCGACCTCGAGTTAACCAGACAcaagattctaaattttgaGTCACCAATCAGTAATTTCATCCAGAATCCACGATTCAGTTTGGGCAAAAGCCGGCAGTGAAATCTGGAATTAGAAACCCTAGATAGGTCTGCTTAGGGTTTAGGGTCTCACCGGTGCCGGAGCCGGTGGGGTCGCCGCCTTGGATGAGGAAGGACTTGATGACGCGGTGGAAGAGAGTCCCGTCGTAGTAGCCCTCGAGGCAGAGCTGAACGAAGTTGCGCGTGGCCTTGGGAGCCTCCTTGGCCCACAGCTCGATGTCGATCGGGCCGGCAGTCGTCTGCACCACCACCTTCCCCTTCGTCGGCGGTTCCAGCACGTACACCGACGACATCTTGCCGGCCTCcttttcgccgccgccgcccgccgccgagaCGCTCGCGCTCCGGCAGGTCGGCCTCTCTCGACGTTTGTG
The Brachypodium distachyon strain Bd21 chromosome 2, Brachypodium_distachyon_v3.0, whole genome shotgun sequence genome window above contains:
- the LOC100822540 gene encoding peptidyl-prolyl cis-trans isomerase CYP57 is translated as MSSVYVLEPPTKGKVVVQTTAGPIDIELWAKEAPKATRNFVQLCLEGYYDGTLFHRVIKSFLIQGGDPTGSGTGGESIYGAPFADEFHSRLRFNHRGLLACANAGSPHSNGSQFFITLDRCDWLDKKNTIFGKVTGDSIFNLLALADIETDKDDRPVHPQKILSVEVLWNPFDDIVPRQLKKIQPAAKADAEGKPKKKAVKQLNVLSFGDEVEEEENEAGSFVKDKIKSIHDVLDDPRFLKVEPQVEQLSKEQEEKKNETVLSIREALISKKVDSREVEHDSENDLSPDDENEEDFDNRMRSRILKKRRELGDIRHSETSKTDKSRRKDKELPARRSDDDDGDDDQDNELSKSRKLSLKKKGIGSEASTERRSRGDANLQLLNPAEQEKHLKKQRKRSLQGREEETLAKLQKFKASFLKNTPADMESKSEDGEDYKGWHTNRLAFEPESSKDGMTRRDDPNDYVVVDPLLEKGKEKFNKMQAKLKRRDREWAGRSLT